One window of Sinorhizobium fredii NGR234 genomic DNA carries:
- the ndvB gene encoding cyclic beta-(1,2)-glucan synthase — protein sequence MTVSRNAPATPGSSGPQPLRQINENRADQPRLEPESIPMLQHTTSSNTPREPEAKQIDYNDSIRSTYYSIDDLRACGAELALNGVSSLPGFFPFEFRPRHRENEKEIFRVYRATAADVEAGASITPAAEWLLDNHHVVEEAIQEVRRDFPRRFYRQLPTLSVSGTTIPRSMALAWLYVAHTHSTVSRETITAMVQGFQEHETFRIGELWALPSILRFALIENLRRIAIRVERSRGMRRKANEVADQIIRVSDPERCRALLADSEALAADNTFIAQLLYRMRDGSQTSGAVIAWIEERLEQRGTDVEEALVAEQNRLSSGNATMSNIIRSLREIDDTDWAVWFESVSKIDATLRDGSDYAALDFGSRNKYRDTIEKLARRSGYSEHEVTETAIEMVGEARAAAAVEAPLQEPNVGAFLVGKQRKNLERRIGYSPSVLQRMVRLVRKLDWFAIAGPNILLTILAMIAVFVFVNPMDIPSGAKLIMLLLFALPASEGAMGLFNTLVTLFVKPSRLVGYEFLDGIPEDARTLVVVPCLIAKRDHVDELVRNLEVHYLANPRGEISFALVSDWADSKFEETPADSDVLEYAKREVAALTARYAYDGRTRFFLLHRRRLFNEAEGVWMGWERKRGKLHELNLLLRGDRDTSFLQGANMVPEGVQYVMTLDSDTRLMRDAVTKLVGKLYHPINRPVVNPRTQNVVAGYSLLQPRVTPSLTTGNEASAFQRIFSINRGIDPYIFTVSDVYQDITGEGSFTGKGLYHVDAFEAALKGRIEENAVLSHDLLEGSYARCALVTDIELVEDFPTRYEVEMSRQHRWARGDWQLLPYIFSLTNGLSMLGRWKMYDNLRRSLIPVAWLAASVMGWYYMQPTDALIWQIVLIFSLFVAPTLSLISGIMPRRNDIVARAHIHTVLSDIRAANAQVALRIVFIAHNAAMMADAIVRSLYRTFVSRKLMLEWRTAAQVQSAGHGSIGDYFRAMWAAPALSIVSLALAAISDTGLPFIGIPFALLWAASPAVAWFVSQSAETEDQLVVSDEAIDEMRKIARRTWRYFESFVTAEQNFLPPDNFQETPQPVLAERTSPTNIGVYLLSVMSARSFGWIGFEETITRLEQTIATIDRMPKYRGHLFNWYRTRGLETMEPRYISSVDSGNLAGHLISVSSMCREWAEAPSAHVQGSLDGIGDVAAILAEVLNELPDDRKTVRPLRRLIEERIAGFQNALAAVKREHEFASIRVINLAVLARDMHKLTVNLDHEVRTAQSGEVAKWASSLVATCEAHIADGVFDLGAIDALRQRLLVLKDRARDIAFSMDFSFLFRPERRLLSIGYRVNANELDEACYDLLASEARLTSLFAIAKGDLPTEHWYKLGRPIVPIGARGALVSWSGSMFEYLMPPLVMQERQGGILNQTNNLVVQEQINHGRRLGTPWGISEAAFNARDHELTYQYTNFGVPTLGLKRGLGQNAVIAPYASILACMYDPKSALANLARLRDVGAVGAYGYHDAVDFTPTRVPEGQKCAVVRNYYAHHHGMSIAAVANVVFTGQLREWFHADPVIEAAELLLQEKAPRDIPLMAAKREPESLGKGQADLLRPEVRVIEDPLSQDRETVFLSNGHYSIMLTATGAGYGRWNGQSVTRWKPDPVEDRTGTFIFLRDTVNGEWWSATAEPRRVEGEKTLTRFGDDKAEFVKTVGDLTSEVECIVATEHDAEGRRVILLNTGTEDRFIEVTSYAEPVLSFDDADSSHPAFSKMFIRTEISRQGDVIRVSRNKRGPGDPDIEVAHLVTDNAGSDRHTQAETDRRRFLGQGRTLSEAAAFDPGASLSGTDGYTLDPIMALRRVVRVPAGKKVSVIFWTIAAPDREGVDRAIDRYRHPETFNHELIHAWTRSQVQMRHVGISSKEAASFQMLGRYLVYPDMHLRADAASVKAGLATQAALWPLAISGDFPIFCLRINDDGDLGIAREALRAQEYLRARGITADLVVINERASSYAQDLQHTLDSMCENLRLRGLSDGPRQHIFAVRRDLMEPETWSTLISASRAVFHARNGTITDQIARAAALYAKPAEKAEESARMLLPVIEDRSGRPAAVVSGDDLEFWNGFGGFAEDGREYVVRLRGGEATPHPWINVISNEGFGFHVSAEGAGFSWSRNSRDYQLTPWTNDAVVNRPGEAIFIRDMASGSVLTPYAALSRRKSALFEARHGLGYSLFRSRQDDLEIEATHTVHRSLPARLVRLSIRNRGSSARKLRVYGYAEWVLGNNRSRTAPFVLSEWQEGAKALLATNPYSIDYAGRTAFFAMDGETASYTASRREFLGGSGAILAPEAVLSGSALSGSTEVDGDPCAALATDLSIEPGSERQVTFFLGDADSSDKVEDILGELRAGAFDKVLEASKTFWSEFTGVVKVETPDRAFNHMVNHWLPYQSLGCRIMARSAFYQASGAFGFRDQLQDTLAFLTHRPELARAQVLNAASRQFVEGDVQHWWLPGSGAGVRTMISDDVVWLAYAVAHYCTVTGTKDLLDQKLAFITGPALEEGQHDSFYTPEISDEVADIYEHCARALDLAIKRTGANGLPLILGGDWNDGMNRVGEAGEGTSVWLGWFLAGALRAFLPYARERQDEPRAALWESHLDILKRGLDEAGWDGDYYRRGYYDDGTPLGSAESNECRIDSIGQSWSTLSGEGDPERSRRAMDAVMAELVDPEKRIVRLFTPPLEKTKQDPGYIKSYPPGVRENGGQYTHAATWVVLAFAAQGRPEEAWRAFQMLNPISHARNRDDAEHYRVEPYVVAADIYGEGALAGRGGWTWYTGSAGWLYRAGVEGILGIRQRGERLAIQPVLPEAWDGYSAEVRLNGATHRISVSRDKKTGELIVSVNNSVTKNAHEGILL from the coding sequence ATGACCGTGTCTAGAAACGCGCCGGCGACGCCTGGATCTTCAGGGCCGCAGCCACTTCGGCAGATCAACGAGAACCGGGCCGATCAACCCCGGTTGGAACCAGAATCCATACCCATGCTCCAACATACGACGTCGTCCAATACACCGCGCGAACCGGAAGCGAAGCAGATCGACTACAACGACTCGATCCGCTCGACCTATTATTCGATCGACGATCTCAGGGCCTGCGGTGCCGAGCTTGCGTTAAACGGGGTTTCCTCCCTTCCGGGATTCTTTCCCTTCGAGTTCCGCCCCAGGCATCGGGAAAACGAGAAGGAAATCTTTCGCGTCTACCGGGCGACGGCGGCCGATGTCGAAGCCGGCGCCTCGATCACCCCGGCCGCCGAGTGGCTGCTCGACAACCACCACGTCGTCGAGGAAGCGATCCAGGAGGTCCGGCGCGACTTCCCGCGCAGGTTCTATCGCCAATTGCCGACGCTGTCGGTTTCCGGAACGACGATCCCGCGCAGCATGGCGCTTGCCTGGCTCTATGTGGCCCATACGCACAGCACCGTCTCGCGCGAGACCATCACCGCGATGGTGCAGGGCTTCCAGGAGCATGAGACTTTCAGGATCGGCGAGTTGTGGGCCTTGCCGTCGATCCTGCGCTTCGCGCTCATCGAAAACCTCAGACGCATCGCGATCCGCGTCGAACGCTCGCGCGGCATGCGGCGCAAGGCGAACGAGGTCGCCGACCAGATCATCCGCGTGAGCGACCCGGAACGATGCCGGGCGCTGCTGGCGGACTCCGAGGCGCTCGCCGCCGACAACACATTCATTGCCCAGCTTCTCTACCGCATGCGCGACGGGTCGCAGACCTCCGGAGCGGTCATCGCCTGGATCGAGGAACGGCTGGAGCAGCGCGGCACCGACGTCGAGGAGGCACTGGTCGCGGAGCAGAACCGCCTGTCGTCGGGCAATGCGACGATGAGCAACATCATTCGCAGCCTGCGCGAGATCGACGACACGGACTGGGCCGTCTGGTTCGAGAGCGTCAGCAAGATCGATGCGACGCTGCGCGACGGCTCCGACTATGCGGCACTCGACTTCGGCTCGCGCAACAAGTATCGCGACACGATCGAAAAACTCGCCCGCCGCTCCGGCTACAGCGAGCACGAGGTCACCGAAACGGCGATCGAGATGGTCGGCGAGGCAAGGGCCGCCGCCGCGGTCGAGGCGCCGCTGCAGGAACCGAATGTCGGCGCCTTCCTGGTCGGCAAACAGCGGAAAAACCTCGAGAGAAGGATCGGCTATTCGCCGTCGGTGCTGCAGCGGATGGTCCGCCTGGTGCGCAAGCTGGACTGGTTTGCGATCGCCGGGCCGAACATCCTGCTGACCATCCTGGCGATGATCGCCGTCTTCGTTTTCGTCAACCCGATGGACATTCCGAGCGGCGCCAAGCTGATCATGCTGCTGCTTTTCGCGCTGCCGGCGTCCGAGGGCGCGATGGGCCTGTTCAACACGCTCGTCACGCTGTTCGTCAAACCGTCGCGGCTCGTCGGCTACGAATTTCTCGACGGCATCCCGGAGGACGCCCGCACGCTCGTCGTGGTGCCCTGCCTGATCGCCAAGCGCGACCATGTCGACGAACTGGTGCGCAATCTAGAGGTTCACTATCTCGCCAATCCGCGCGGCGAGATCTCTTTCGCGCTGGTGAGCGACTGGGCCGACAGCAAGTTCGAGGAAACGCCTGCCGATTCGGACGTGCTCGAATACGCCAAGCGCGAGGTGGCGGCGCTCACGGCCCGTTACGCCTATGACGGCAGGACCCGCTTCTTCCTCCTGCATCGCCGCCGGCTTTTCAACGAGGCCGAAGGCGTCTGGATGGGCTGGGAACGCAAGCGCGGCAAGCTGCACGAGTTGAACCTCCTGCTGCGCGGCGATCGCGACACCTCGTTCCTGCAGGGCGCCAATATGGTGCCGGAGGGCGTGCAATATGTCATGACGCTCGATTCCGACACGCGGCTGATGCGCGACGCGGTGACGAAGCTGGTCGGCAAGCTCTATCACCCGATCAACCGGCCGGTCGTGAACCCCCGCACGCAGAACGTCGTCGCCGGCTACAGCCTGCTGCAGCCGCGCGTCACGCCGTCGCTGACGACCGGCAACGAGGCCTCCGCCTTCCAGCGCATCTTCTCGATCAACCGCGGCATCGATCCCTATATCTTCACGGTCTCCGACGTCTATCAGGACATCACCGGTGAAGGCAGCTTCACCGGCAAGGGCCTCTACCACGTCGATGCCTTCGAGGCCGCGCTCAAGGGCCGCATCGAAGAAAATGCGGTGCTCAGCCACGACCTGCTCGAGGGTTCCTATGCGCGTTGCGCATTGGTGACCGATATCGAACTCGTCGAGGATTTTCCGACCCGCTACGAGGTCGAGATGTCGCGCCAGCACCGCTGGGCGCGCGGCGATTGGCAGCTCCTGCCTTACATCTTCAGCCTGACGAACGGGCTCTCCATGCTTGGCCGCTGGAAGATGTACGACAACCTGCGCCGCTCGCTGATCCCCGTCGCCTGGCTCGCCGCCTCGGTCATGGGCTGGTACTACATGCAGCCGACGGATGCGCTGATCTGGCAGATCGTGCTGATCTTCAGCCTTTTCGTCGCGCCGACGCTGTCGCTGATCTCCGGAATCATGCCGCGGCGCAACGATATCGTCGCGAGAGCCCATATCCATACGGTGCTTTCCGACATCCGCGCCGCCAATGCGCAGGTCGCCTTGCGGATCGTCTTCATCGCCCACAACGCGGCGATGATGGCGGACGCGATCGTCCGGTCGCTCTACCGCACCTTCGTCAGCCGCAAGCTGATGCTCGAATGGCGCACGGCCGCACAGGTGCAGAGCGCCGGCCACGGCTCGATCGGCGATTATTTCCGCGCCATGTGGGCGGCGCCGGCTCTTTCCATCGTCTCGCTGGCGCTCGCGGCGATCTCCGATACCGGGCTGCCCTTCATCGGCATTCCCTTCGCTCTTCTGTGGGCGGCGTCGCCGGCGGTCGCATGGTTCGTCAGCCAGTCGGCCGAAACCGAAGACCAGCTGGTCGTCTCCGACGAGGCGATCGACGAGATGCGCAAGATCGCCCGGCGGACCTGGCGCTACTTCGAGAGCTTCGTCACCGCCGAGCAGAACTTCCTGCCTCCGGACAATTTCCAGGAAACCCCGCAGCCGGTGCTGGCGGAACGCACCTCGCCCACGAATATCGGCGTCTATCTCCTGTCGGTGATGTCGGCGCGCTCCTTCGGCTGGATCGGCTTCGAGGAGACGATCACCCGGCTCGAGCAGACGATCGCGACGATCGACCGCATGCCGAAATATCGTGGTCATCTGTTCAACTGGTACCGCACGCGGGGCCTCGAAACGATGGAGCCGCGCTATATTTCGTCGGTCGACAGCGGCAATCTCGCCGGCCACCTGATCTCGGTCTCGTCCATGTGCCGGGAATGGGCCGAGGCGCCTTCCGCCCATGTCCAGGGCAGCCTCGACGGCATCGGCGATGTCGCGGCGATTCTCGCCGAGGTGTTGAACGAGCTGCCGGACGACCGCAAGACGGTGCGACCGCTCAGGCGGCTGATCGAAGAGCGCATCGCCGGGTTCCAGAACGCGCTCGCCGCGGTCAAGCGGGAGCACGAATTCGCCTCGATCCGGGTCATCAACCTGGCGGTGCTCGCCCGCGACATGCACAAGCTTACCGTCAATCTCGACCATGAAGTGCGCACCGCCCAAAGCGGCGAGGTGGCGAAATGGGCAAGCTCGCTGGTGGCGACCTGCGAGGCGCATATCGCCGACGGCGTCTTCGATCTCGGCGCGATCGACGCGCTGCGCCAGCGCCTGCTGGTGCTGAAGGACCGGGCCCGCGACATCGCCTTCTCGATGGATTTCAGCTTCCTGTTCCGGCCGGAGCGGCGGCTGCTGTCGATCGGTTACAGGGTCAACGCCAACGAACTCGACGAGGCCTGCTACGACCTCCTGGCCTCGGAAGCGCGGCTGACGAGTCTCTTTGCGATCGCCAAGGGGGACCTGCCGACGGAGCATTGGTACAAGCTCGGGCGGCCGATCGTGCCGATCGGCGCGCGCGGTGCGCTCGTCTCCTGGTCCGGCTCGATGTTCGAATATCTGATGCCGCCGCTCGTCATGCAGGAGCGGCAGGGCGGCATCCTGAACCAGACGAACAATCTGGTGGTGCAGGAGCAGATCAACCACGGACGCCGCCTCGGTACCCCCTGGGGCATCTCCGAGGCCGCCTTCAACGCCCGCGACCACGAGCTTACCTACCAGTACACGAATTTCGGCGTGCCGACGCTGGGCCTCAAACGCGGCCTCGGCCAGAATGCGGTGATCGCCCCCTATGCGTCGATCCTTGCCTGCATGTACGATCCGAAGTCGGCGCTCGCCAATCTGGCGCGGCTCAGGGACGTCGGCGCCGTCGGGGCCTATGGCTACCATGATGCCGTGGATTTCACGCCGACCCGCGTGCCCGAAGGGCAGAAATGCGCCGTGGTTCGCAACTACTATGCCCACCACCACGGCATGTCGATCGCGGCCGTGGCAAACGTTGTCTTCACCGGGCAGCTGCGCGAATGGTTCCATGCCGATCCGGTGATCGAGGCGGCGGAGCTGCTGCTGCAGGAGAAGGCGCCGCGCGACATTCCGCTGATGGCCGCCAAGCGCGAGCCGGAATCGCTCGGCAAGGGCCAGGCCGACCTGCTGCGCCCGGAAGTCCGGGTCATCGAGGACCCGCTGTCGCAGGACCGCGAGACGGTCTTCCTGTCGAACGGCCATTACTCGATCATGCTGACGGCGACCGGGGCCGGCTATGGGCGCTGGAACGGCCAGTCGGTCACCCGTTGGAAGCCGGATCCGGTGGAAGACAGGACGGGGACGTTCATCTTCCTGCGCGACACCGTGAACGGCGAGTGGTGGTCGGCGACCGCCGAGCCGCGCCGCGTCGAAGGCGAGAAGACGCTGACCCGCTTCGGCGACGACAAGGCCGAGTTCGTCAAGACCGTCGGCGATCTGACGAGCGAAGTGGAATGCATCGTCGCCACCGAACACGACGCGGAAGGCCGCCGGGTGATCCTGCTCAATACGGGCACGGAAGACCGGTTCATCGAGGTCACCTCCTATGCCGAGCCGGTGTTGTCCTTTGACGACGCCGACAGCTCGCATCCGGCCTTCTCGAAGATGTTCATCCGTACGGAAATCAGCCGGCAGGGCGATGTCATCCGCGTGTCGCGCAACAAGCGCGGTCCCGGCGATCCGGATATCGAAGTCGCGCATCTCGTCACCGACAATGCCGGCAGCGATCGCCATACCCAGGCGGAAACCGACCGCCGCCGCTTCCTCGGCCAGGGCCGGACGCTTTCGGAGGCCGCCGCCTTCGACCCGGGGGCGAGCCTGTCGGGCACGGACGGCTACACGCTCGATCCGATCATGGCGCTCCGGCGCGTCGTCAGGGTTCCGGCAGGCAAGAAGGTCAGCGTCATCTTCTGGACGATCGCTGCCCCGGATCGTGAGGGCGTCGATCGGGCGATCGACCGCTACCGCCACCCGGAAACGTTCAATCATGAGCTCATCCATGCCTGGACCCGCAGCCAGGTGCAGATGCGCCATGTCGGGATCAGTTCCAAGGAGGCGGCGAGCTTCCAGATGCTCGGCCGCTACCTGGTCTATCCGGACATGCACCTTCGCGCCGATGCGGCGAGCGTCAAGGCCGGCCTCGCCACCCAGGCGGCGCTGTGGCCGCTGGCGATCTCCGGCGATTTCCCGATCTTCTGCCTGAGGATCAACGACGACGGCGATCTCGGCATCGCCCGCGAGGCGCTGCGCGCGCAGGAGTATCTGAGAGCCCGCGGCATCACCGCCGATCTGGTTGTCATCAACGAGCGCGCCTCGTCCTATGCGCAGGACCTGCAGCACACGCTGGATTCGATGTGCGAAAATCTCAGGCTGCGTGGCCTCTCGGACGGCCCGCGCCAGCACATTTTCGCGGTGCGGCGCGACCTGATGGAGCCGGAGACCTGGTCGACGCTGATCTCGGCGTCGCGCGCCGTCTTCCACGCCCGCAACGGCACGATCACCGACCAGATCGCCCGCGCCGCCGCCCTTTACGCAAAGCCTGCGGAAAAGGCGGAGGAGAGCGCGCGGATGCTGCTGCCGGTTATCGAGGACAGGTCCGGCCGCCCCGCTGCGGTCGTCTCCGGTGACGACCTCGAATTCTGGAACGGCTTCGGCGGCTTTGCGGAGGATGGTCGCGAGTATGTCGTGCGGCTGCGCGGCGGCGAGGCGACGCCTCACCCGTGGATCAACGTCATTTCCAACGAGGGTTTCGGCTTCCACGTGTCGGCCGAGGGAGCCGGCTTCTCCTGGAGCCGCAATTCGCGCGACTACCAGCTGACCCCCTGGACCAACGACGCCGTCGTCAACCGCCCGGGCGAAGCGATCTTCATCCGCGATATGGCGAGCGGTTCGGTATTGACGCCCTACGCCGCCCTTTCGCGGCGCAAGTCGGCGCTGTTCGAAGCGCGCCATGGCCTCGGCTATTCGCTGTTCCGAAGCAGGCAGGACGACCTCGAGATCGAGGCAACCCACACGGTGCACCGGTCGCTGCCGGCAAGGCTCGTCCGGCTGTCGATCCGCAACCGCGGTTCGTCCGCCCGCAAGCTGCGCGTCTACGGCTATGCCGAGTGGGTTCTCGGCAACAACCGCAGCCGCACCGCGCCCTTCGTGCTCAGCGAATGGCAGGAAGGCGCCAAGGCGCTGCTTGCGACCAATCCCTACAGCATCGACTATGCCGGCCGCACGGCATTCTTCGCGATGGATGGCGAGACGGCGAGCTATACGGCGAGCCGCCGGGAGTTCCTCGGCGGGAGCGGCGCGATCCTCGCCCCTGAGGCGGTCCTCTCGGGCAGCGCACTTTCCGGATCGACCGAAGTGGATGGCGATCCCTGCGCGGCGCTGGCGACGGATCTCAGCATCGAGCCCGGCTCCGAGCGGCAGGTCACCTTCTTCCTCGGCGATGCCGACAGCAGCGACAAGGTAGAGGACATTCTCGGGGAATTGCGGGCCGGTGCCTTCGACAAGGTGCTGGAGGCGTCAAAGACCTTCTGGAGCGAGTTCACCGGTGTCGTGAAGGTGGAGACCCCCGACCGGGCCTTCAACCACATGGTCAATCATTGGCTTCCCTACCAGAGCCTCGGGTGCCGGATCATGGCGCGCTCGGCCTTCTATCAGGCGAGCGGTGCCTTTGGCTTCCGCGATCAGTTGCAGGATACGCTCGCCTTCCTGACGCACCGGCCGGAACTGGCGCGGGCGCAGGTGCTGAACGCCGCCTCCCGGCAGTTCGTCGAAGGCGACGTGCAGCATTGGTGGCTGCCGGGTTCGGGGGCGGGGGTTCGGACGATGATTTCCGATGACGTTGTCTGGCTCGCCTATGCGGTCGCCCATTATTGCACCGTCACGGGGACGAAGGACCTTCTCGATCAGAAGCTGGCCTTTATCACCGGACCGGCGCTCGAGGAGGGACAGCACGACAGCTTCTACACGCCGGAGATCTCCGACGAGGTTGCCGACATCTACGAGCATTGCGCGCGAGCGCTCGATCTCGCCATCAAGCGCACCGGTGCCAACGGCCTGCCGCTGATTCTCGGCGGCGACTGGAACGACGGCATGAACCGCGTCGGCGAGGCGGGCGAAGGCACGAGCGTCTGGCTCGGCTGGTTCCTGGCAGGCGCCTTGCGCGCCTTCCTGCCCTATGCGCGCGAGCGTCAGGACGAGCCGCGGGCGGCCCTCTGGGAATCGCACCTCGATATCCTTAAGCGGGGGCTCGACGAGGCCGGCTGGGACGGCGACTACTATCGCCGCGGTTATTATGACGACGGGACGCCGCTCGGCTCGGCGGAAAGCAACGAGTGCCGGATCGACTCGATCGGGCAATCATGGAGCACGCTTTCGGGCGAGGGCGACCCGGAGCGGTCCAGGCGCGCCATGGATGCGGTGATGGCGGAACTGGTCGATCCGGAAAAGCGCATCGTCCGGCTGTTCACGCCGCCGCTCGAAAAGACCAAGCAGGATCCTGGCTATATCAAGTCCTACCCGCCGGGCGTGCGCGAGAATGGCGGCCAATATACCCACGCTGCCACTTGGGTCGTGCTGGCCTTTGCCGCCCAGGGACGGCCCGAGGAAGCCTGGCGGGCATTCCAGATGCTGAACCCGATCTCGCATGCGCGCAATCGCGACGATGCGGAACACTACCGCGTCGAGCCCTATGTCGTGGCGGCCGATATCTACGGCGAGGGCGCGCTTGCCGGCCGCGGCGGCTGGACCTGGTATACCGGTTCGGCGGGCTGGCTCTACCGCGCCGGCGTCGAGGGGATCCTCGGCATTCGCCAGCGGGGCGAGAGGCTGGCGATCCAGCCGGTGCTGCCGGAAGCCTGGGACGGCTATTCGGCCGAGGTCCGGCTGAACGGCGCCACGCACCGGATTTCCGTCAGCCGCGACAAAAAAACCGGTGAGTTGATCGTCAGCGTCAATAATAGTGTCACAAAAAACGCGCATGAAGGCATTTTGCTGTAA
- a CDS encoding LysR family transcriptional regulator — MKLSRRLVPDVTTLQAFECAARHGSFTQAAAELNLTQSAVSRQIKDLETQLGVLLFERVRQRVILSDAGQKFLPEVRRLLHQTEELMVRAMASARADSSLSVASLPTFGSRWLVPRLPDFLRRFPGTVLNLASRSAPFDFDEQNFDLAIHYGQPVWARATCSYLCSEVIVPVASPGLLAANSVEGPEDIGGGPLLHLATRPKLWAQWFDANGVDNHGAYRGNRFDQFSMVIEAATAGLGFALLPRYLIEQELTAGTLRIVLDRPMQTENSYYLVVPEGKLENPISRAFREWISEQVD, encoded by the coding sequence ATGAAGTTGAGCCGCCGACTGGTTCCCGACGTGACGACGCTGCAGGCCTTCGAATGCGCGGCGCGCCACGGCAGCTTCACCCAGGCCGCCGCCGAGCTCAATCTTACCCAAAGCGCTGTCAGCCGGCAGATTAAGGACCTCGAAACGCAATTGGGCGTGCTGCTCTTCGAACGGGTCCGGCAACGGGTGATCCTCTCGGATGCGGGCCAGAAATTCCTGCCGGAGGTCCGCCGTCTGCTGCACCAGACGGAGGAACTGATGGTGCGCGCCATGGCCTCGGCACGGGCCGATTCAAGCCTGTCCGTCGCCTCGCTGCCGACCTTCGGCAGCCGTTGGCTGGTGCCGCGCCTGCCCGATTTCCTGAGGCGTTTTCCCGGCACGGTTCTCAACCTCGCGTCGCGCTCCGCGCCGTTCGATTTCGACGAGCAGAACTTCGACCTGGCGATCCACTACGGCCAACCGGTCTGGGCGCGCGCCACCTGCAGCTATCTGTGCAGCGAGGTCATCGTGCCGGTCGCAAGTCCGGGGCTTCTTGCGGCAAATTCGGTCGAGGGGCCCGAGGACATCGGCGGGGGACCGCTGCTTCACCTTGCGACAAGACCGAAGCTCTGGGCGCAATGGTTCGACGCGAACGGCGTCGACAATCACGGCGCCTATCGGGGCAACCGGTTCGACCAATTCTCGATGGTGATCGAAGCGGCGACCGCAGGTCTCGGTTTTGCCCTTTTGCCCCGCTATCTGATCGAACAGGAACTCACCGCAGGCACGCTGCGGATCGTACTCGACCGACCGATGCAGACGGAAAACAGTTATTATCTCGTCGTACCGGAAGGCAAACTGGAAAATCCGATCAGCCGCGCCTTCCGCGAATGGATCAGCGAGCAGGTCGACTGA
- the hglS gene encoding 2-oxoadipate dioxygenase/decarboxylase HglS, which produces MKENSFVSTDHIRSAFSAAMSLMYRDEVPAYGTLMELVAKVNADTLAADATLKERLDATDTLERISEERHGAIRLGTPAELSMMRRVFAVMGMYPVGYYDLSTAGVPVHSTAFRPVSEASLKRNPFRVFTSLLRLDLIADETLRAESEAILKERRIFTPEAIELTEIAERDGGLGKADAERFVAQVLETFRWHDTANVSADMYKRLHDAHRLIADVVSFKGPHINHLTPRTLDIDEIQALMPEYGIAPKAVVEGPPTRKCPILLRQTSFKALEEPVSFRDAEDGWKAGSHTARFGEIEQRGIALTPKGRGLYDRLLGDSRKIVRPAADGSNARDYETALTGAFKGFPDSWAEIREAGLGYFSYSLTEKGRQTKLPGRRDPETLIADGLVQFDPIVYEDFLPVSAAGIFQSNLGDGAQQEFVASPNQKRFETDLGAAVLDEFAHYAGIEKASVESCLKALTAAVAAE; this is translated from the coding sequence GTGAAAGAGAATAGTTTCGTATCGACCGACCATATCCGCTCGGCCTTTTCCGCCGCGATGTCGCTCATGTACCGTGACGAGGTTCCAGCGTACGGCACGTTGATGGAACTGGTGGCGAAGGTCAATGCCGACACCCTGGCGGCGGACGCGACCCTCAAGGAACGCCTCGATGCGACCGACACGCTCGAGCGTATCTCCGAGGAGCGACATGGCGCGATCCGGCTCGGCACTCCGGCAGAGCTTTCGATGATGCGCCGCGTCTTCGCGGTCATGGGCATGTATCCGGTCGGTTACTATGACCTTTCGACCGCCGGCGTGCCGGTGCATTCCACTGCCTTCCGCCCGGTCAGCGAGGCGTCGCTGAAGCGCAATCCCTTCCGCGTCTTCACGTCACTGCTCAGGCTCGATCTGATCGCCGACGAGACGCTGCGGGCCGAGTCGGAAGCAATTCTGAAAGAGCGCCGGATATTCACTCCGGAGGCGATCGAGCTCACCGAGATAGCCGAGCGCGACGGCGGCCTCGGCAAGGCCGATGCCGAGCGCTTCGTGGCGCAGGTGCTGGAAACCTTCCGCTGGCACGACACGGCCAATGTGAGCGCCGACATGTACAAGCGCCTGCATGACGCGCACCGGCTGATCGCCGACGTCGTCTCCTTCAAGGGACCGCACATCAACCATCTGACGCCGCGCACCCTCGACATCGATGAGATCCAGGCGCTGATGCCCGAATACGGCATTGCCCCGAAGGCCGTCGTCGAAGGCCCGCCGACCCGCAAATGCCCGATCCTGCTTCGGCAGACCTCCTTCAAGGCGCTCGAGGAGCCGGTTTCCTTCCGCGACGCCGAGGACGGCTGGAAGGCCGGCTCGCATACGGCCCGCTTCGGCGAGATCGAGCAGCGTGGCATCGCCCTGACGCCAAAGGGCCGCGGCCTTTATGACCGGCTGCTCGGCGACTCACGCAAGATCGTCCGCCCCGCCGCCGACGGCTCCAATGCCCGGGACTATGAAACGGCACTTACCGGAGCCTTCAAGGGCTTCCCGGACAGCTGGGCGGAAATTCGCGAGGCAGGACTCGGCTATTTCAGCTATTCTCTGACGGAAAAGGGCCGGCAGACGAAGCTCCCCGGTCGCCGCGATCCCGAAACGCTGATCGCCGACGGCCTGGTTCAGTTCGATCCGATTGTCTACGAGGACTTCCTTCCGGTCAGCGCCGCCGGTATCTTCCAGTCGAACCTCGGCGACGGCGCACAGCAGGAATTCGTCGCGAGCCCCAACCAGAAGCGCTTCGAAACGGATCTCGGCGCCGCCGTGCTCGATGAATTCGCGCACTATGCCGGCATTGAAAAGGCATCGGTCGAGAGCTGCCTCAAGGCCTTGACCGCCGCCGTGGCAGCGGAATGA